A part of Lacibacter sp. H407 genomic DNA contains:
- a CDS encoding nuclear transport factor 2 family protein, whose protein sequence is MRKLKFITAVLIAIVVFGAAHAQRTNKKQHDKELFETIFKLDSAWFAAFNKDVKVFSSYMDSTLEFYHDRTVVTFYADNIAAFERIKKNVPDLKRELLKETMEVYPIPGYGAVQIAQHRFCHMENGKMDCGVFKFIHTWKKTEQGWKVTRIISVDH, encoded by the coding sequence ATGCGTAAACTGAAGTTTATTACTGCTGTATTAATTGCGATCGTTGTATTTGGTGCAGCACATGCACAGCGAACAAATAAAAAACAGCACGACAAAGAATTGTTTGAAACTATTTTCAAATTAGACAGTGCATGGTTTGCTGCATTCAACAAAGACGTGAAGGTTTTCAGCAGTTACATGGATTCAACACTTGAATTTTATCACGACAGGACCGTTGTTACGTTTTATGCAGATAACATTGCAGCGTTTGAACGAATAAAGAAAAATGTTCCGGATCTGAAACGGGAATTGTTGAAAGAAACGATGGAAGTATATCCCATTCCCGGCTATGGTGCCGTTCAGATTGCACAACACAGATTCTGCCATATGGAAAACGGAAAGATGGATTGTGGTGTTTTCAAGTTTATCCATACCTGGAAAAAAACAGAACAAGGCTGGAAAGTAACACGCATCATCAGCGTAGATCATTAA
- a CDS encoding PspC domain-containing protein, which produces MKKVININFKGRVIPIEEAAFEQLQRYTESLRRYFANEEGRDEIINDIEDRIAELFDEDLKKGATCITEEKVTAICSSMGSVEDFEQMDNETGASTGHSSSTSSSTSSTSSAFATASEEPRGSLGRNANDKVLGGVCSGLAHYLKIDPTVVRILFALITFGGFGTGVLIYIVLWIVLPIKDLKTNIRKRLFRNPDDKVIGGVASGLASYFNIPVWIPRVVFTLPLILGIISSIFRNAMFDFDFEPDFIFGGFGGTLFVIYVILWIVLPLASSATEKLQMRGEKIDVNSIKNAVQEELGTGGTIKERASQMSEEIKEGAQRVSSTISEGAQRISSEMGTKSRAFATEAAPIARSAGSGIGHAIGVLFKAFFLFVAGVIAFSLLMALIGVTFAGVAAFPFKGFFLEGTWQHVAAWGTLLLFMLVPVIALLTWVIRKIIGSKSRNPYLGYTFGFLWFLGLVCFIILVSSFVNNFRVSAQEQQVVEIAQPVAGKMIVKVPTEKVKVYGRAFGIDDVFSMDGDSLYINSIRLRIVKSTDSLFHVKYDKRSSGPTRDKAYNSAQSIKYGLNFKDSVLSLNKGFTVSEQSKFRNQRVVVSIEVPVGKRIYIDRSVDRLEWHNITFNGRGGDWEWEDDHRWSNSGWNDTDVEYIMTEDGLERVDGKDKIQKIEREEGTIENELERLEREKKELQEKEEELKNRKKENDSLRYRYNPEAPKTPTTPAKQIVERIAAPNTDAVIIQPMTINAL; this is translated from the coding sequence ATGAAAAAGGTAATTAATATAAACTTCAAGGGCCGGGTAATACCCATTGAGGAAGCGGCTTTTGAACAATTGCAGAGATACACCGAAAGTCTGCGCCGCTATTTTGCCAATGAAGAAGGACGTGATGAGATCATCAATGATATTGAAGATCGTATTGCTGAGTTGTTTGATGAAGACCTGAAAAAAGGCGCTACCTGTATTACCGAAGAAAAGGTAACCGCTATTTGCAGCAGCATGGGTAGTGTGGAAGATTTTGAGCAAATGGATAATGAAACAGGTGCATCAACCGGCCATAGTAGCTCAACTTCATCATCAACATCGTCTACATCATCTGCTTTCGCAACAGCTTCTGAAGAGCCACGTGGAAGTCTCGGCCGAAATGCCAACGATAAAGTGTTGGGTGGTGTTTGTAGCGGATTGGCACATTATTTAAAGATCGATCCTACAGTAGTACGTATTCTGTTTGCCCTTATCACCTTTGGTGGTTTTGGTACAGGTGTACTCATCTATATTGTATTGTGGATCGTGTTACCGATCAAAGATCTCAAAACAAATATCCGCAAGCGTTTGTTCCGCAACCCCGATGATAAAGTGATTGGTGGTGTGGCAAGTGGTTTAGCGAGCTACTTTAATATACCTGTTTGGATTCCACGTGTAGTGTTTACATTACCACTCATTCTTGGAATCATTTCTTCGATCTTCCGCAATGCAATGTTCGACTTTGATTTTGAACCTGATTTCATCTTCGGCGGTTTTGGCGGAACACTGTTTGTGATTTATGTGATTCTCTGGATCGTATTACCATTGGCCAGCAGTGCAACTGAAAAACTGCAGATGCGTGGTGAAAAGATCGATGTGAACAGTATTAAAAATGCAGTACAGGAAGAACTTGGTACCGGTGGTACTATTAAAGAAAGAGCTTCACAAATGAGTGAAGAAATAAAAGAAGGCGCACAACGTGTAAGCTCAACAATAAGTGAAGGGGCACAACGCATCAGTTCCGAAATGGGAACAAAAAGCAGAGCCTTCGCAACAGAAGCAGCACCTATTGCACGCAGTGCAGGAAGTGGTATCGGTCATGCAATTGGTGTGTTGTTCAAAGCATTCTTTTTGTTTGTTGCCGGTGTTATAGCATTTTCTTTATTGATGGCGTTGATCGGTGTAACATTCGCCGGTGTAGCAGCCTTCCCTTTTAAAGGATTTTTCTTAGAAGGCACATGGCAACATGTAGCGGCTTGGGGAACATTGTTACTGTTCATGCTTGTACCGGTGATTGCATTGTTAACCTGGGTGATCCGTAAGATCATCGGTTCAAAAAGCCGCAATCCTTATCTCGGTTACACATTCGGTTTCTTATGGTTCTTAGGTTTGGTTTGCTTTATCATCCTGGTATCATCATTCGTGAACAACTTCCGTGTATCAGCACAGGAACAACAGGTAGTGGAAATTGCACAACCGGTTGCAGGTAAAATGATCGTGAAAGTGCCAACAGAAAAAGTAAAAGTATATGGCCGTGCATTTGGAATAGATGATGTGTTCAGCATGGATGGCGACAGTTTATATATCAACAGCATCCGTTTACGCATCGTAAAAAGTACCGACAGCCTGTTTCATGTGAAGTATGATAAACGCAGCTCAGGACCAACAAGAGACAAAGCATACAACAGTGCACAATCAATCAAATACGGACTGAATTTCAAAGACAGTGTGCTTTCATTGAACAAAGGATTTACAGTGAGTGAACAATCAAAGTTCCGCAACCAGCGAGTGGTTGTAAGTATTGAAGTTCCGGTTGGCAAACGAATCTATATCGACAGAAGTGTTGATCGTTTAGAGTGGCATAACATTACCTTCAACGGTCGTGGTGGCGATTGGGAGTGGGAAGATGATCATCGCTGGAGCAACAGTGGGTGGAATGATACAGATGTTGAATATATAATGACAGAAGATGGATTGGAGCGTGTAGATGGAAAAGATAAGATACAGAAAATTGAGCGTGAAGAAGGAACAATTGAAAACGAACTGGAGCGCCTGGAACGTGAAAAGAAAGAGTTGCAGGAAAAAGAAGAAGAATTAAAAAACAGGAAGAAAGAAAACGACAGCCTTCGCTACCGTTACAATCCTGAAGCACCAAAAACACCTACTACCCCGGCAAAACAGATCGTTGAACGGATAGCAGCACCCAATACCGATGCTGTGATCATACAACCAATGACTATTAACGCACTATAA
- a CDS encoding PadR family transcriptional regulator: MNIENTQSQMRKGVLEFCILSVIQRGEVYPSDIIEEMKKANLNILEGTLYPLLTRLKNADLLTYRWVESSSGPPRKYFALTEKGAAFYKELEQTWNEMSSSVEAVTKKNGRVNATVTGESVQVHPPTSESPL, from the coding sequence ATGAATATCGAGAACACACAAAGCCAGATGCGCAAGGGAGTCCTGGAGTTTTGCATTCTCTCCGTTATCCAACGGGGCGAGGTGTACCCCAGTGATATTATAGAGGAAATGAAAAAGGCAAACCTTAACATCCTCGAAGGAACCCTGTATCCACTACTTACCCGATTGAAGAATGCCGATTTGCTAACGTACCGCTGGGTTGAAAGCAGCAGCGGACCACCCCGTAAATATTTTGCACTAACAGAAAAAGGAGCTGCCTTTTACAAAGAGCTGGAACAAACATGGAACGAAATGTCCAGTTCGGTTGAAGCCGTTACCAAGAAGAACGGAAGGGTCAATGCTACCGTTACCGGCGAAAGCGTACAGGTTCATCCTCCAACATCTGAAAGTCCACTTTAA
- a CDS encoding sterol desaturase family protein codes for MWNQILEHFQTLEQRPLERMAILVGGLLLFWIIEGAIPLFSLNYKKTKLRHAGVNFVFTVIHLIIHTFLAILIVGLSDWCADAKFGLVYWTNANVLVSIFIGVFALDFSSWLVHLVMHKVPVLWRFHLIHHSDTNVDVTTGLRHHPGDSLLRGIFFLLLIFISGAPMYSVMIYQTLVVLATAFTHANISLPVKLDKALSWFLISPNMHKVHHHWKQPYTDSNYGAVFSIWDRLLGTFSSLDIKQVRYGLDRYYPEEKDEDVVTLMKKPFGKLEK; via the coding sequence ATGTGGAATCAAATCCTTGAACATTTTCAAACACTTGAACAACGTCCGCTTGAACGGATGGCCATTTTAGTAGGCGGCTTGCTGTTGTTCTGGATCATTGAAGGTGCTATTCCACTGTTTTCACTCAACTACAAAAAAACAAAACTGCGCCACGCAGGTGTCAATTTTGTATTCACTGTTATTCATCTCATCATCCATACATTCCTTGCAATTTTAATTGTTGGGTTGAGCGATTGGTGTGCCGATGCAAAGTTTGGACTGGTGTACTGGACCAATGCGAATGTGCTGGTATCGATCTTTATTGGTGTATTTGCGCTCGACTTCAGCAGCTGGCTGGTGCATTTGGTGATGCACAAAGTACCGGTGTTGTGGCGCTTTCATCTCATCCATCATAGTGATACCAATGTGGATGTAACAACGGGCCTACGCCACCATCCCGGCGACAGTTTGTTGAGAGGTATTTTCTTTTTACTGCTCATTTTTATTTCTGGCGCACCGATGTACAGTGTTATGATCTATCAAACACTGGTTGTGCTGGCTACCGCCTTTACACACGCCAACATCAGCCTGCCCGTAAAACTTGACAAAGCGCTCAGCTGGTTTCTCATTTCACCCAACATGCACAAAGTGCATCATCACTGGAAGCAACCTTATACCGATAGTAATTATGGTGCCGTGTTTTCCATTTGGGACCGGCTGCTGGGCACATTTTCCAGCCTGGATATTAAGCAGGTGCGTTATGGCCTCGACCGCTACTATCCCGAAGAAAAGGATGAAGATGTGGTAACGCTGATGAAAAAGCCGTTCGGTAAACTGGAGAAATAG
- a CDS encoding putative signal transducing protein — MSYTLVNTYDNYIDANLHLMQLQEEGINCWLKDEFTVTIDPILTNALGGIKLMVHESQSERAAGLLRVLINKAKENRACINCGSLNVEHIVSNRKPSNWFSAIFTFLLGDMAIGAKKVYHCFDCGNEFEEVKEKPSDAVV; from the coding sequence ATGAGCTACACCCTCGTTAACACATACGACAATTACATTGATGCTAACCTTCACCTCATGCAACTCCAGGAAGAAGGCATCAATTGCTGGCTCAAAGATGAGTTTACGGTTACCATCGATCCTATCTTAACCAATGCACTCGGCGGCATCAAACTCATGGTGCATGAATCACAAAGCGAACGGGCTGCCGGGTTACTGCGAGTTCTCATCAACAAAGCAAAAGAAAACAGAGCCTGTATCAACTGCGGCTCATTGAATGTTGAACACATTGTGAGCAACCGGAAACCATCCAATTGGTTCAGCGCCATCTTTACGTTTCTGTTGGGCGATATGGCTATTGGTGCTAAAAAAGTATATCATTGTTTTGATTGTGGAAATGAGTTTGAAGAAGTGAAAGAAAAACCGTCGGACGCCGTCGTTTGA
- the dnaN gene encoding DNA polymerase III subunit beta produces MKFIVSSSALLKQLQQINGVINANTVLPILEDFLFEINKNKLTVVATDLETVMKIHMDIEAKDNGRVCIPARILMDTLKNLPDQPLTFNIDKNFGIEITSDSGKYKVMGENPDNFPKEPVADDTTSFTTTSSALVTAINKTLFAVSNDDLRPAMTGVYFELDKKGLTFVATDAHRLVRYKRTDVSCPKSENFIVPKKPLNLLKTALPDNGDEITLSYNSNHLFVVHGTTELVCRLIDARFPDYKVVIPADNPYSMIAGRNELAGALRRVSVFSNKSTNQVVLSIGGSQLQLAAQDVDFSFEGNERMKCQYDGEDMQIAFNAKFLVEMLNAVETDEVRMELSTATKAGLIKPTEQNEGEDVLMLVMPLMLNQ; encoded by the coding sequence ATGAAGTTTATCGTTTCGTCATCGGCTTTACTGAAACAACTGCAGCAGATCAATGGTGTAATCAATGCCAACACCGTATTGCCCATTCTGGAAGATTTTTTGTTTGAGATCAATAAGAACAAACTCACGGTAGTAGCTACCGATCTGGAAACAGTGATGAAGATCCACATGGATATTGAAGCAAAAGACAATGGTCGTGTTTGTATTCCTGCTCGTATTCTGATGGATACATTAAAGAATTTACCGGATCAACCATTAACGTTTAATATTGACAAGAACTTTGGGATTGAAATTACCAGCGACAGCGGTAAGTATAAAGTGATGGGCGAAAACCCTGATAACTTTCCAAAAGAACCGGTGGCTGATGATACCACATCATTCACCACTACTTCTTCCGCATTGGTTACTGCTATCAACAAAACCTTGTTTGCGGTAAGTAATGATGATCTGCGTCCAGCCATGACGGGTGTGTATTTCGAACTAGATAAAAAAGGATTGACCTTTGTTGCAACAGACGCACATCGGTTGGTGCGTTACAAGCGTACCGATGTAAGTTGCCCGAAGAGCGAAAACTTCATCGTTCCAAAAAAACCATTGAACTTATTAAAGACAGCATTGCCTGATAATGGCGATGAAATTACTTTATCTTATAACAGCAATCATTTGTTTGTGGTGCATGGCACTACAGAATTGGTGTGCCGGTTGATCGATGCACGTTTCCCTGATTACAAAGTGGTGATCCCTGCTGACAATCCTTACAGCATGATTGCCGGCCGCAATGAACTGGCCGGTGCATTGCGTCGTGTAAGCGTGTTCAGTAACAAGAGCACCAACCAGGTTGTATTGAGCATCGGTGGCAGTCAATTACAATTGGCCGCACAGGATGTTGATTTCAGCTTTGAAGGAAACGAACGCATGAAATGCCAATATGATGGTGAAGACATGCAGATCGCATTCAACGCAAAATTTTTAGTAGAAATGTTGAATGCAGTTGAAACAGACGAAGTAAGAATGGAACTCAGCACTGCTACCAAAGCTGGCCTCATTAAACCAACCGAACAAAACGAAGGTGAAGATGTGTTGATGCTGGTGATGCCGTTGATGTTGAATCAATAA
- a CDS encoding trypsin-like peptidase domain-containing protein, which produces MPSAVEIVDSFKDAIIQIATQTGTGTGFYLKQYDLIVTNNHVIDGNAEVTIAGKQFEKALSRVWYTDRKHDLAFIQPPHQLELPFITLGEYARLKDGDPVIAIGHPYGLNYTATQGVISKVDRVREGLKYIQIDAAINPGNSGGPLVNMSGEIIGVNTFIIRGGDNLGFALPEQYLRTALEIYAPYRGQPSTRCHACEFLVLPENLDSGKYCPSCGTEVKLPEMPKEEYEPVGVGKTIENVLKALGKDIKLAREGVNTWSVKEGSAKIIIRYNPENYFIASDAYLCLLPNDTLKIKLLYEFLLHENYHNKGLVLSCMNQNIVLSRIIYDLDLAQENGEQLFLQLFQKADAYDDLLKKQYGCLERIEE; this is translated from the coding sequence ATGCCATCAGCGGTCGAGATAGTTGATTCGTTTAAAGATGCCATCATACAAATTGCCACACAAACCGGCACGGGTACCGGTTTTTATTTAAAGCAATACGATCTCATCGTCACCAATAATCATGTGATTGATGGAAATGCAGAAGTAACCATTGCTGGTAAGCAATTTGAAAAAGCATTGAGCAGGGTTTGGTACACCGATCGTAAACATGATCTGGCATTTATTCAACCACCTCATCAGTTGGAGTTGCCTTTTATTACACTTGGAGAATATGCACGGTTGAAAGATGGTGATCCTGTTATTGCTATCGGTCATCCGTATGGATTAAATTATACAGCTACACAAGGTGTTATTTCAAAAGTAGATCGTGTACGTGAAGGACTAAAGTATATCCAGATCGATGCAGCCATCAATCCCGGTAACAGCGGCGGTCCGTTGGTGAATATGAGTGGTGAAATCATTGGTGTAAACACATTCATTATTCGTGGTGGCGATAATCTTGGTTTTGCATTACCGGAGCAATACCTGCGAACAGCGTTGGAAATCTATGCGCCCTACAGAGGACAGCCTTCAACCCGTTGTCATGCATGTGAGTTTTTAGTATTACCTGAAAATTTAGACAGTGGCAAATATTGTCCCTCCTGTGGTACAGAAGTGAAGCTGCCCGAAATGCCGAAAGAAGAATATGAACCCGTAGGAGTTGGTAAAACCATTGAAAATGTACTCAAAGCATTGGGGAAAGATATTAAGCTGGCTCGTGAAGGTGTGAATACCTGGAGTGTGAAAGAAGGCAGCGCAAAAATCATCATCCGTTACAATCCTGAAAATTATTTTATTGCCAGCGATGCCTATTTGTGTTTGCTGCCCAACGATACATTAAAAATAAAACTGCTCTACGAATTTCTGCTGCACGAAAACTATCACAACAAAGGGTTGGTTTTAAGTTGTATGAATCAAAACATCGTACTCAGTCGCATTATTTATGACCTGGACCTTGCGCAGGAAAATGGCGAACAATTATTCCTGCAACTGTTTCAAAAAGCAGATGCTTATGATGATCTGCTGAAGAAACAATATGGCTGTTTGGAGCGAATTGAAGAATAG
- a CDS encoding pyridoxal phosphate-dependent aminotransferase — protein sequence MKLSHLSETLVGSEIVKLGNQIKERMRQGEHIYNFTIGDFDSSVFPIPQELEDEIVAAYKHHFTTYPAAEGILELRQSVSQFLKEREGLEYGVNEIQIAAGGRPLIYSIFRALVDKGDKVIYAAPSWNNNHYAHFTDAEHVLIEATPENNFMPTADEIKPHLRGATLLCLCTPQNPTGTMFPKEELEKICDLILEENSTRKEGEKKLFLMFDQMYWTLTFGDNVHYNPVSLRPAMRDVTVFVDGISKVFAATGVRVGWSLGPELIITKIKAILSHVGAWAPMAEQKATAKYLLQKDNIDRYLVNFKQEIYYRLEEISKGFSQMKSEGFNVDVIAPQGAIYLTIKVDLVGKKKADGVLLQTQADVTQYLLDEAKLAIVPFYAFGAERTSPWYRLSVGTCRKEEIPEFLGKLKEAMQKLS from the coding sequence ATGAAGCTTTCCCATCTCTCCGAAACATTGGTTGGTTCCGAAATTGTGAAACTGGGTAACCAGATCAAAGAGCGTATGCGCCAGGGGGAACATATTTACAATTTTACCATCGGCGATTTTGACAGTTCTGTATTTCCCATTCCACAGGAGCTGGAAGATGAGATAGTAGCTGCTTACAAACATCATTTTACCACGTACCCTGCAGCAGAAGGAATTTTGGAATTGCGTCAAAGTGTATCGCAGTTTTTAAAAGAGCGTGAAGGATTGGAGTATGGGGTAAATGAAATACAAATTGCAGCCGGTGGCCGTCCGTTGATCTATTCGATTTTTCGTGCGTTGGTTGATAAAGGAGATAAAGTGATTTATGCTGCACCATCCTGGAACAACAATCACTATGCACATTTCACAGATGCTGAACATGTGTTGATCGAAGCAACACCTGAAAATAATTTTATGCCTACGGCCGATGAAATAAAACCTCATCTTAGAGGTGCTACTTTGTTGTGTTTGTGTACGCCGCAAAATCCAACGGGCACCATGTTTCCAAAAGAAGAACTGGAAAAAATATGCGATCTCATTCTGGAAGAGAACAGCACACGCAAAGAAGGTGAGAAGAAATTATTCTTAATGTTTGATCAGATGTACTGGACGTTAACCTTTGGTGATAATGTTCATTACAATCCCGTTTCACTTCGTCCTGCTATGCGTGATGTTACTGTGTTTGTGGATGGTATCAGCAAAGTGTTTGCTGCAACGGGTGTACGTGTTGGCTGGTCGCTTGGACCGGAGTTGATCATCACAAAAATCAAAGCTATTCTTTCTCACGTGGGAGCCTGGGCACCAATGGCTGAACAAAAAGCAACAGCAAAGTATTTATTACAGAAAGACAATATCGATCGTTACCTCGTCAACTTCAAGCAGGAAATCTATTATCGTTTGGAAGAAATCTCCAAAGGGTTTTCACAAATGAAAAGCGAAGGTTTCAATGTGGATGTGATTGCACCACAGGGCGCCATTTATCTGACCATTAAAGTGGATTTAGTGGGAAAGAAAAAAGCGGATGGTGTGTTGCTGCAAACACAAGCTGACGTAACTCAATACTTACTCGATGAAGCGAAGCTTGCCATTGTTCCTTTCTATGCATTTGGTGCGGAACGAACTTCTCCCTGGTATCGACTGAGCGTTGGTACTTGTCGCAAGGAAGAAATTCCTGAATTTTTAGGAAAGCTGAAAGAGGCGATGCAAAAGTTGAGTTGA
- a CDS encoding MmcQ/YjbR family DNA-binding protein encodes MNIETIRDYCLTKPGTEETLPFGPDVIVFKVNSKSFLLLPLDTEQLQFNVKCDPDLALELREQYSCVLPGWHMNKKHWNTIVVDGSTPSKLLLEWIDHSYDLVNKKKK; translated from the coding sequence ATGAACATTGAAACGATACGGGACTACTGTCTTACAAAACCCGGAACCGAAGAAACACTTCCGTTCGGCCCTGACGTAATTGTGTTTAAAGTAAACAGTAAATCGTTTCTGTTGCTGCCGTTGGATACGGAGCAGCTTCAGTTCAATGTAAAATGCGATCCTGATCTTGCTCTTGAACTGCGTGAACAATATTCCTGTGTGTTGCCGGGTTGGCACATGAATAAGAAACACTGGAACACCATTGTTGTGGATGGTTCTACACCATCCAAACTGCTGCTGGAATGGATCGATCATTCGTACGATCTGGTCAATAAAAAAAAGAAATAA
- a CDS encoding DUF389 domain-containing protein, protein MLRKFLHYIDIRDELEDFDNIHSEIEKGIAFKGTNLWILVFAIIVASVGLNTNSTAVIIGAMLISPLMGPINGMGYSLATYNFELFRRALRNFLFAVVASLAASTLYFTISPVSTAHSELLARTSPTIYDVLIALFGGLAGIVAISSRMKGNVIPGVAIATALMPPLCTAGYGLATGQFGFFFGAFYLFTINTVFIGISSVVMSQALKFPIRTLVDTAQKKRVNQYISLIIAITLLPSIYFGYELVQKERFTERAKQFTNSVLLSGGAYLLKNEINATRKTIRLVYGGNMMSEETKQGIINKAKDFKLEEAELIFDQGFSLNEKQLDENELLKNKISALTFSMEQNEKQKDSIQKRQQLGAQLLKEIQANYPGVYSCSYAETLEFTDSAKKSIAKPIVAFTSTPGRLSNAEKIKIRNWLQIRLQQKEVNVYFDEAVKPK, encoded by the coding sequence ATGCTTCGAAAATTTTTACATTACATCGATATACGGGATGAGCTGGAAGATTTTGATAACATCCATTCAGAAATTGAAAAAGGAATTGCGTTTAAAGGCACCAACTTATGGATCCTTGTATTTGCCATTATAGTGGCATCGGTTGGTTTAAACACGAATTCAACAGCCGTTATTATTGGAGCGATGTTGATCTCACCGTTAATGGGACCGATCAATGGAATGGGTTACAGTTTAGCTACGTATAATTTTGAATTATTCCGCAGAGCATTGCGTAATTTTTTATTTGCAGTAGTAGCCAGTCTTGCGGCCTCAACATTATATTTTACCATCAGCCCTGTATCAACCGCACACTCTGAATTACTGGCACGAACAAGCCCCACTATTTATGACGTTTTGATCGCTTTGTTTGGTGGCCTTGCCGGTATTGTTGCCATCAGCAGCAGAATGAAAGGAAATGTAATTCCCGGTGTGGCCATTGCAACTGCGTTGATGCCACCATTATGTACCGCAGGATATGGATTGGCAACCGGACAGTTTGGGTTTTTCTTTGGTGCGTTCTATTTATTTACCATCAATACAGTGTTTATTGGCATTTCATCGGTTGTAATGTCGCAGGCATTAAAATTTCCTATCCGCACATTGGTAGATACAGCACAGAAAAAAAGAGTGAATCAATACATTTCACTAATCATCGCCATCACTTTATTACCCAGCATTTATTTTGGTTATGAGTTAGTGCAAAAAGAACGGTTTACAGAAAGAGCAAAGCAATTCACGAACAGTGTATTGTTAAGTGGCGGCGCCTATCTGTTGAAAAATGAAATCAACGCAACCAGAAAAACCATTCGATTGGTATATGGCGGTAACATGATGAGTGAAGAAACGAAACAAGGGATTATTAATAAAGCAAAGGATTTTAAACTTGAAGAAGCTGAATTGATTTTTGATCAGGGCTTTTCGCTGAACGAAAAACAACTGGATGAAAATGAGCTGCTGAAAAATAAAATCAGTGCACTCACTTTTTCAATGGAGCAAAATGAAAAACAAAAAGACAGTATTCAGAAACGGCAGCAACTGGGCGCACAACTATTAAAAGAAATTCAGGCAAATTATCCGGGTGTGTACAGTTGTTCGTATGCAGAAACGCTCGAGTTTACTGACAGTGCGAAAAAAAGTATAGCGAAACCGATCGTTGCTTTTACCTCAACTCCGGGGCGGCTTTCCAATGCAGAAAAAATAAAGATCCGCAACTGGCTGCAAATCCGATTGCAACAAAAGGAAGTGAATGTATATTTTGATGAAGCAGTGAAGCCGAAGTAA
- a CDS encoding 3-keto-disaccharide hydrolase yields the protein MRIILLLCLLFFSLSFTSLPKQEKNEEWISLFDGKTLNGWKVGTNAETFKVQDGAIIVNGKVAHLFYDGAVGNHNFTNFELKLDIMTKPGANSGVYIHTLFQESSWPKKGYEVQVNNSQTDWRRTASLYAIQDLKEVFVKDDEWFTMHILVKGKNIQIKINDQLVNDYTEPGNATRPKGMEERLLSSGTIALQGHDPNSIVLYKNIRVKIL from the coding sequence ATGCGGATCATTCTATTGCTTTGCCTGCTGTTCTTTTCACTTTCATTTACCTCTCTTCCTAAGCAAGAAAAGAACGAAGAATGGATTTCATTATTTGATGGTAAAACACTCAATGGATGGAAAGTGGGAACAAATGCTGAAACATTTAAAGTGCAGGATGGTGCCATTATTGTAAATGGAAAAGTGGCGCATTTATTTTATGATGGTGCTGTTGGAAATCACAACTTCACAAACTTCGAATTAAAGCTAGATATTATGACCAAGCCGGGCGCAAACTCTGGTGTATACATTCATACATTGTTTCAGGAAAGTTCATGGCCAAAAAAAGGATATGAAGTACAGGTGAATAATTCGCAAACAGATTGGCGACGCACTGCCAGTTTATACGCCATACAGGATTTGAAAGAAGTTTTTGTAAAAGATGATGAGTGGTTTACGATGCACATTCTTGTAAAAGGAAAAAACATCCAGATAAAGATCAACGATCAACTCGTGAACGATTATACTGAACCGGGGAACGCCACCCGGCCAAAAGGAATGGAAGAACGTTTACTCAGCAGTGGAACCATTGCATTACAGGGACATGATCCAAACAGTATTGTTCTATATAAAAATATTCGTGTAAAGATCCTTTAG